One genomic region from Estrella lausannensis encodes:
- the rplD gene encoding 50S ribosomal protein L4 — translation MSTLKKFKLDGQEVGTVNISPQLAEAEANTQMIKDYIVAIRENQRQWSASTKGRSEVVHTTKKPYKQKGTGNARQGSLVSPQFRGGGIVHGPKPKFDQHVRINKKEKKAAIRALIGEKIRSGNLHVVDSFNLDAPKTKTVAGFLGKMNTTGRVLFLGEGEWAEFEAESEKIRVSVRCEKHDNFIKSMRNIPKARFSLAQNISGYDVIVAKDLYMTEAALKEIEAWLCQDDEKSSSKKG, via the coding sequence GTGTCAACGCTAAAGAAATTTAAGTTGGACGGCCAAGAGGTAGGCACTGTTAACATCAGTCCTCAGCTTGCAGAAGCCGAAGCCAACACGCAGATGATTAAAGACTACATCGTGGCAATTCGCGAAAACCAGCGCCAGTGGTCCGCAAGCACCAAAGGTCGCTCCGAAGTAGTGCACACAACCAAGAAGCCGTACAAGCAGAAAGGAACAGGGAACGCGAGACAAGGTTCTTTGGTTTCCCCACAGTTCCGAGGCGGCGGTATCGTGCATGGTCCTAAGCCGAAGTTCGACCAGCACGTCCGAATTAACAAGAAAGAAAAGAAAGCAGCAATCCGCGCTTTGATCGGTGAAAAAATCAGAAGCGGTAACCTTCATGTTGTAGACAGCTTTAACCTGGATGCTCCTAAGACAAAAACTGTCGCAGGTTTCCTGGGTAAGATGAACACAACAGGCCGCGTCCTCTTCTTGGGCGAAGGCGAGTGGGCTGAGTTCGAAGCTGAAAGCGAAAAAATCCGCGTCAGCGTTCGCTGTGAAAAGCACGACAATTTTATCAAGAGCATGAGGAATATCCCAAAAGCTCGTTTTTCTCTTGCGCAAAATATCAGCGGATATGATGTCATCGTCGCAAAAGATCTTTATATGACAGAAGCAGCTTTGAAAGAAATCGAAGCATGGCTCTGTCAAGATGACGAGAAATCAAGCTCGAAAAAAGGGTAG
- the rplW gene encoding 50S ribosomal protein L23 gives MATRKNDPFAIIKHLHVTEKSKVLQELKNASSNPSVKRCESPKYVFIVDKTANKQEIKQAVEEIYKEKNIKVMKVNTIQVKSKARRVRGREGMTASFKKAVVTLDVGDSIEVV, from the coding sequence ATGGCAACGAGAAAAAACGATCCTTTTGCGATTATTAAGCATCTCCATGTAACGGAGAAGTCCAAAGTGCTGCAAGAACTTAAAAATGCAAGCAGCAATCCGTCCGTAAAAAGGTGCGAGTCACCCAAGTACGTCTTTATTGTAGATAAGACTGCCAACAAGCAAGAGATCAAGCAAGCGGTAGAAGAGATCTACAAAGAGAAAAATATTAAAGTGATGAAGGTCAACACAATCCAAGTGAAGAGCAAAGCCAGAAGAGTGCGCGGCCGCGAAGGCATGACAGCGTCATTCAAGAAGGCGGTTGTCACCCTGGATGTGGGCGACAGCATTGAAGTGGTATAA
- the rplB gene encoding 50S ribosomal protein L2 — MLKKFRPITPGTRQLVLPQNETLTKKPGRRVTVDPCKSLLVPKTRTNGRNNHGHITCRHKGGGHKRKYRIIDFARTKENIPAKVASIEYDPNRSSYIALLHYVDGEKRYIIAPEGLKVGDTVQTSSEPPFAVGICMRLKDMPLGSIIHNIEMRPEQGARLVRSAGLSAQLMARSGGYATIRMPSGEVRLINEECRATFGQVSNSEHNLRVEGKAGRMRWKGVRPTVRGTVMNPVDHPHGGGEGKSKGNHPQTPWSQYTRGFKTRSLKKSSKLIIKDRRKK, encoded by the coding sequence ATGTTGAAGAAATTTCGACCCATTACCCCTGGTACAAGGCAGTTAGTATTGCCACAAAACGAGACTCTCACCAAAAAACCAGGCAGAAGAGTCACTGTCGATCCGTGCAAGAGCTTGTTGGTTCCTAAAACGCGCACCAACGGACGAAACAATCATGGCCACATCACCTGCCGTCACAAGGGCGGAGGCCATAAGAGAAAATATAGAATTATCGACTTCGCAAGGACAAAAGAAAATATCCCTGCAAAAGTTGCTTCCATCGAATACGATCCAAACAGATCGAGCTATATCGCGCTTCTCCACTATGTTGATGGCGAAAAGAGATATATCATCGCTCCAGAAGGTCTTAAAGTTGGCGATACAGTTCAGACGAGCAGCGAGCCTCCATTTGCGGTAGGTATCTGCATGCGCCTGAAAGATATGCCACTGGGTTCGATCATCCATAACATCGAGATGCGTCCAGAGCAAGGCGCCAGATTGGTCAGATCCGCAGGTCTCTCAGCCCAGTTGATGGCGAGAAGCGGCGGCTACGCAACGATCAGGATGCCCTCCGGTGAAGTCCGTCTCATCAACGAAGAGTGCAGAGCGACGTTTGGACAGGTTTCCAATTCCGAGCATAATCTCCGCGTTGAAGGTAAAGCGGGACGTATGCGCTGGAAAGGTGTCCGTCCGACAGTTCGTGGTACAGTCATGAACCCGGTCGATCACCCGCACGGCGGCGGCGAAGGTAAGAGCAAGGGTAACCATCCGCAGACTCCCTGGTCTCAGTACACGAGAGGATTCAAGACAAGATCCCTCAAGAAGTCAAGCAAACTTATCATTAAAGATCGAAGGAAGAAGTAA
- the rpsS gene encoding 30S ribosomal protein S19 encodes MGRSLKKGPFVDHHLLKKVEVMNEKGDKKPIKTWSRRSMIIPEMIGHTFDVHNGKKFITVYVTDNMVGHRLGEFSPTRIFKGHPIKKQEGASSSAK; translated from the coding sequence ATGGGAAGATCGCTAAAGAAAGGTCCCTTTGTTGACCATCACCTGCTCAAGAAAGTGGAAGTAATGAACGAAAAGGGTGACAAAAAGCCCATTAAGACGTGGTCCAGAAGATCGATGATCATTCCCGAAATGATTGGACATACGTTCGATGTGCACAACGGTAAAAAATTCATTACCGTTTACGTGACAGACAACATGGTCGGTCACAGGCTCGGTGAATTTTCACCTACCCGAATTTTTAAAGGGCACCCAATTAAGAAGCAAGAGGGCGCCTCCTCTTCAGCTAAATAG
- the rplV gene encoding 50S ribosomal protein L22: MTSAKAITKYVRISPRKIRLAAGLIRNLPVEEASFQLQVANSKGGKLLKKTLDSAVANAETQHDLKREEMKVIEVRVDEGPRIKRARPRSRGSRHPIQKKTSHLTVVVGKE, translated from the coding sequence ATGACTTCTGCAAAAGCAATAACAAAATACGTAAGAATTAGCCCAAGAAAAATCAGGTTAGCTGCCGGGCTGATCAGGAACCTTCCGGTTGAAGAGGCTTCTTTTCAGCTGCAAGTTGCAAACAGCAAAGGCGGCAAGCTGCTTAAAAAAACTTTGGATAGCGCCGTGGCGAATGCTGAAACACAGCATGACTTGAAGCGCGAAGAAATGAAAGTGATTGAAGTGCGTGTTGATGAAGGCCCTCGTATTAAGAGAGCAAGACCGCGCAGCCGTGGCTCCCGTCACCCCATCCAAAAGAAAACAAGCCACCTGACCGTTGTCGTAGGAAAAGAATAA
- the rpsC gene encoding 30S ribosomal protein S3, whose translation MGQKVNPIGLRLIRNKNWRSKWFANKQEFGALLIEDHKLREYLKKKPACQGASNIVIKRMSGKIEVTICTARPGLVIGKKGSEIDILKAELSKLTGKEVWVEVEEIKRPDLDAKIVADGIAKQLERRIPFRRAMKKAIQQSRDAGALGIKVQCSGRLGGAEIARTEWYKEGSIPLHTLRADIDFARGRAETTYGSIGVKVWINRGEDDRIKKEVA comes from the coding sequence GTGGGACAAAAAGTCAATCCGATCGGTTTACGCTTAATCCGAAACAAAAATTGGCGCTCAAAGTGGTTTGCTAACAAGCAAGAGTTCGGTGCTCTTCTGATAGAAGACCATAAACTGCGCGAATACCTGAAGAAAAAACCTGCTTGTCAGGGTGCTTCTAACATCGTCATCAAAAGAATGAGCGGTAAGATCGAAGTTACGATCTGCACGGCAAGACCTGGTCTTGTCATTGGCAAAAAAGGTTCAGAAATTGACATTCTGAAAGCTGAACTCTCCAAGCTGACTGGAAAGGAAGTTTGGGTTGAAGTTGAAGAAATCAAGAGACCTGACCTCGATGCGAAGATCGTTGCAGACGGTATCGCGAAGCAGCTCGAAAGAAGGATCCCCTTCCGAAGAGCGATGAAGAAAGCAATCCAGCAGTCGAGAGACGCAGGCGCATTGGGAATTAAAGTCCAGTGTTCCGGACGACTTGGAGGCGCTGAGATCGCTAGAACTGAGTGGTACAAAGAGGGAAGCATTCCTCTCCACACACTAAGAGCCGATATCGATTTTGCAAGAGGAAGAGCTGAAACGACATACGGAAGCATCGGTGTCAAAGTTTGGATCAACCGAGGCGAAGACGACCGTATCAAGAAGGAGGTTGCATAG
- the rplP gene encoding 50S ribosomal protein L16, with protein MMMPKKTKHRKAQKGQRRGLSKGGNFIEFGEFGIQALDRGWLTGQQIEACRVAINRHFQRKGKVWIRVFPDKPVSKKPAEVRMGKGKGNVDHWVAVIRPGRVLFEVANVPKEEAQDALRRAAAKLGIKTRFVERVEVV; from the coding sequence GTGATGATGCCAAAAAAAACTAAGCACCGCAAGGCGCAGAAAGGCCAAAGAAGAGGTCTTAGCAAAGGCGGTAATTTTATCGAATTCGGCGAATTCGGCATCCAGGCACTCGACAGAGGCTGGCTGACAGGTCAGCAAATCGAGGCTTGCAGGGTAGCTATCAACAGACACTTCCAGCGTAAAGGGAAGGTCTGGATCAGAGTATTCCCTGACAAACCTGTTTCCAAAAAACCTGCTGAAGTCAGGATGGGAAAAGGTAAAGGTAACGTCGACCATTGGGTAGCCGTTATCAGGCCCGGAAGAGTCCTGTTTGAAGTCGCGAACGTTCCTAAGGAAGAAGCGCAAGACGCTCTCCGCAGAGCCGCTGCCAAGCTGGGAATCAAGACGCGCTTTGTAGAACGAGTAGAAGTAGTTTAA
- the rpmC gene encoding 50S ribosomal protein L29: MLKAKDLRDKSLDELKADVIDMRKELFAWVNDAKQSKKIDQPSFAKNKRREIARVLTVIREKELEIR, translated from the coding sequence ATGTTAAAAGCTAAAGATCTCAGAGATAAGTCGCTTGATGAGCTGAAAGCCGATGTGATCGATATGAGAAAAGAACTCTTTGCATGGGTTAACGATGCAAAGCAATCGAAAAAAATTGATCAGCCAAGCTTTGCGAAAAATAAACGCAGAGAGATAGCAAGAGTCCTTACGGTGATCCGTGAAAAGGAACTCGAAATTAGGTAA
- the rpsQ gene encoding 30S ribosomal protein S17, with translation MDSTRDNKRKVKQGIVISNKMQKTVVVSVERVTRHPRYEKVITLRKKYYAHHEGSPLEIGQKVTIQETRPLSKLKRWRVVAE, from the coding sequence ATGGATTCTACTCGGGATAATAAAAGAAAAGTTAAACAAGGGATCGTCATCTCTAACAAGATGCAAAAGACGGTCGTGGTATCGGTTGAGAGGGTAACGCGCCATCCTCGTTATGAGAAAGTAATTACGCTCAGAAAGAAGTATTACGCTCATCATGAAGGCAGCCCCCTTGAGATCGGCCAGAAAGTGACAATACAAGAAACGCGCCCCCTGTCAAAGCTAAAGCGCTGGCGAGTAGTGGCTGAATAG
- the rplN gene encoding 50S ribosomal protein L14, protein MIQQESILEVADNTGAKRVKCFKVLGGSKRRYAQVGDVIVCSVKAATPDGSVKKGEVVKCVIIRTTTYIKRKDGSKIRFDSNSCVLIDDKQNPRGTRIFGPVAREVKDKGYLKIASLAPEVI, encoded by the coding sequence ATGATTCAACAAGAATCGATACTCGAAGTCGCCGACAACACGGGTGCAAAGCGTGTGAAGTGCTTCAAAGTATTAGGCGGCTCGAAGAGACGCTACGCTCAAGTAGGCGATGTGATTGTCTGTTCCGTAAAGGCAGCAACACCAGACGGGAGCGTAAAAAAAGGCGAAGTCGTGAAATGCGTAATCATTAGAACGACAACATACATCAAGCGTAAAGACGGATCAAAAATCAGATTTGATTCCAACAGCTGCGTATTGATTGACGATAAACAAAACCCGCGTGGTACGCGTATTTTTGGACCTGTCGCTAGGGAAGTTAAGGACAAGGGCTATCTAAAAATTGCGTCTTTGGCGCCGGAGGTTATCTAA
- the rplX gene encoding 50S ribosomal protein L24, whose amino-acid sequence MKAAETTRTKKIRVGDLVVAIAGNNKGQTGKVLKVLGDKAIVQGFNIKKKHVRKSQQNPQGKILELEKPVHLSNLQVSDEEGKPLKLKARLNDNTDKELVYRDGKDVKVYRSVKKHNI is encoded by the coding sequence ATGAAAGCTGCAGAAACGACACGAACAAAAAAAATCCGCGTAGGTGATTTGGTTGTAGCTATCGCTGGCAACAACAAAGGCCAAACGGGAAAAGTTCTGAAAGTATTAGGGGACAAAGCGATCGTCCAGGGCTTCAACATTAAAAAGAAGCATGTAAGAAAATCGCAACAAAATCCCCAGGGAAAAATTTTAGAATTGGAAAAGCCGGTGCATCTTTCCAATCTTCAAGTCTCTGACGAAGAAGGAAAGCCGCTGAAGCTGAAAGCACGATTGAACGATAATACCGACAAAGAATTAGTATATCGCGATGGCAAAGATGTAAAAGTCTATCGTTCAGTTAAAAAACACAACATTTAA
- the rplE gene encoding 50S ribosomal protein L5, translating into MSRLKKRYESQIKSALNEKYQYANPMMIPKMDKVVISMGIAEASKDKNAVQDCLNEMTMISGQKPILIKSTKSISNFKLREGQPIGIKVTLRGKRLYDFMDRFFNVVCPRIKDFRGFNPKGDGKGNYSLGIDDQQIFPEVDLDEVKRTQGMNITFVTTAKTDDECIELLRWLGLPFKNLPVVVPA; encoded by the coding sequence ATGTCGCGTCTAAAGAAAAGATATGAAAGTCAAATAAAAAGCGCGCTGAACGAAAAGTATCAGTACGCTAATCCGATGATGATCCCCAAGATGGACAAGGTCGTCATCAGCATGGGTATCGCCGAGGCGTCCAAGGACAAGAATGCGGTGCAAGACTGTCTTAATGAAATGACGATGATTTCCGGGCAGAAGCCCATTTTGATCAAATCGACTAAATCGATCTCCAACTTCAAGTTGAGAGAAGGACAGCCGATTGGTATCAAAGTGACGCTGCGTGGAAAGCGTCTTTATGATTTCATGGACAGGTTTTTCAACGTTGTTTGCCCCCGTATTAAAGACTTTAGGGGCTTTAACCCGAAGGGCGACGGCAAAGGCAACTATTCGCTGGGTATTGATGACCAGCAGATCTTTCCTGAAGTCGACTTAGACGAAGTGAAGAGAACACAAGGGATGAACATCACCTTTGTTACCACTGCCAAAACCGATGATGAATGCATCGAGTTGTTGAGATGGCTTGGTCTTCCATTTAAAAACTTGCCCGTCGTAGTACCAGCATAA
- the rpsH gene encoding 30S ribosomal protein S8 produces the protein MALSDPIADFLTRVRNGSTAERRYVDVSWSKMNENLCEIFKAQGFIDNFIVRKESETRGTIRVFLKYSEQRKPVIKGLERISKPGLRKYVKSDEIPNFYGGYGLAIVSTSQGVMPGLEAKQRRIGGELLCKIW, from the coding sequence ATGGCATTAAGCGATCCAATAGCTGATTTTCTGACAAGAGTTAGAAACGGTAGTACAGCAGAAAGACGCTATGTTGACGTAAGCTGGAGCAAAATGAACGAAAACCTTTGTGAGATCTTCAAAGCCCAAGGGTTCATTGACAACTTCATCGTACGTAAAGAAAGCGAAACACGCGGTACAATTAGAGTATTCCTGAAATATTCCGAACAGAGAAAACCTGTTATTAAAGGACTGGAAAGAATTTCCAAACCCGGTCTCAGGAAATACGTCAAGTCCGACGAAATCCCCAACTTCTATGGCGGATACGGACTGGCAATCGTATCGACTTCCCAAGGCGTAATGCCCGGTTTGGAAGCGAAACAGCGCCGCATTGGCGGTGAACTATTGTGCAAGATTTGGTAA
- the rplF gene encoding 50S ribosomal protein L6, with translation MSRKGKQPIALPKGVEIKISPAEFSAKGPKGTLKKDVPEYIKIKQEGTELHVEADENMTEQSAHHGLWRAIINNMVHGVSQGFERKLEMVGVGYRAALKGKMIDIQVGNSHPTVLPIPEGITVTVEKNTMITITGADKQKVGQFAADIRSKKPPEPYQGKGIKYSDEYVRRKQGKASGK, from the coding sequence ATGTCGAGAAAAGGTAAACAGCCAATCGCTCTGCCGAAAGGCGTTGAAATTAAGATCAGCCCCGCTGAGTTTTCTGCAAAAGGTCCTAAAGGGACTTTGAAGAAAGATGTACCTGAGTACATCAAAATCAAGCAAGAAGGCACCGAACTGCACGTAGAAGCAGATGAAAACATGACAGAACAGTCAGCTCACCACGGCCTGTGGAGAGCCATCATCAACAACATGGTGCATGGCGTATCTCAAGGCTTCGAGAGAAAGCTGGAAATGGTCGGCGTCGGTTACAGAGCTGCTCTGAAAGGTAAGATGATCGACATCCAGGTCGGCAACTCCCACCCAACTGTCCTACCTATACCGGAAGGAATCACTGTGACTGTCGAAAAGAACACAATGATTACCATCACAGGTGCGGACAAACAAAAAGTGGGTCAGTTCGCTGCGGACATCAGGTCGAAGAAGCCACCTGAACCATATCAGGGCAAGGGAATTAAATATTCAGACGAATACGTCAGAAGAAAGCAAGGTAAGGCTTCTGGCAAGTAA
- the rplR gene encoding 50S ribosomal protein L18, with product MKNSQSNKVRIQKKRAMRIRKKLRGSSEFPRMCVVKTNKHIMVQIIDDESHKTLCSASTLSKELKGTEFAKKSKASAAKLGEVIAKAAQGLNIKKVKFDRGQFKYHGILAELADAARNAGLQI from the coding sequence ATGAAAAATAGTCAGTCAAATAAAGTTCGGATCCAAAAAAAGCGTGCAATGCGCATCCGCAAAAAGTTGAGAGGATCATCTGAATTCCCCAGAATGTGCGTCGTCAAGACAAACAAGCACATTATGGTTCAGATCATCGATGATGAATCTCATAAAACCCTTTGCAGCGCGTCCACTCTAAGCAAAGAGCTTAAGGGGACCGAGTTTGCCAAGAAATCCAAGGCCTCCGCTGCGAAATTAGGCGAAGTTATCGCCAAAGCCGCACAGGGCCTGAACATTAAGAAAGTAAAGTTTGACCGTGGACAATTTAAATACCACGGCATATTGGCAGAGCTTGCGGATGCAGCAAGAAATGCTGGGTTACAGATTTAA
- the rpsE gene encoding 30S ribosomal protein S5, with translation MAKQNDTSKRERGPSDAPRRERSAADSPRRGRSESEGSKRDKVQSDVVEKVLHINRCSKTVKGGKKFSFSALILAGDGNGKVGYGFAKANELTDAIRKGGELARKNMRSFPMEGTTIPHEIVVKFDGVSVLMKPVAKGGGMIAGSKLRDVLELAGIKDVMAKNLSGSNPVNMVKAIFRALDKLQTRDSIKKVRSKA, from the coding sequence ATGGCAAAACAGAACGACACATCTAAAAGAGAAAGAGGCCCATCCGACGCGCCACGAAGAGAACGATCGGCTGCCGATTCACCAAGAAGAGGCCGATCCGAATCCGAAGGGTCAAAAAGGGACAAGGTGCAGAGCGATGTAGTAGAAAAAGTTCTACATATCAACCGCTGCTCCAAGACCGTTAAGGGGGGTAAAAAGTTTAGCTTTTCCGCCCTGATTTTGGCCGGCGACGGTAATGGTAAAGTAGGTTACGGATTTGCGAAAGCAAACGAACTTACCGATGCCATTAGAAAAGGCGGCGAGCTCGCTCGCAAAAATATGCGTTCTTTCCCAATGGAGGGAACAACTATACCACACGAGATCGTTGTTAAATTTGACGGCGTATCTGTGCTTATGAAGCCTGTCGCGAAGGGCGGAGGCATGATCGCTGGTTCGAAACTGCGCGATGTGCTGGAACTTGCAGGCATCAAAGACGTGATGGCTAAGAACTTAAGCGGAAGCAATCCCGTCAACATGGTCAAAGCAATCTTCAGGGCATTGGATAAACTCCAAACCAGAGATTCGATCAAAAAGGTGAGGAGCAAGGCATGA
- the rplO gene encoding 50S ribosomal protein L15: MITLSNLGNFSRGRKKRRRVGRGIGSGAGKTCGRGTKGEGARSGTKTRLTYEGGQFRAFMKYPERGFSNAQFEQKFDVVNLKQIDDMYHAGETVNIDSLKEKGFLSGNVRALKILGTGELTKKVTIEAHAFSQTAKSKLAEAKIEFRELGK, translated from the coding sequence ATGATTACTTTAAGCAATTTAGGCAACTTTTCCAGAGGCCGCAAAAAAAGAAGAAGAGTCGGTAGGGGCATTGGCTCCGGAGCCGGCAAAACCTGCGGACGCGGCACTAAGGGTGAAGGCGCAAGATCGGGAACTAAGACCAGGCTTACTTATGAAGGCGGTCAGTTCAGAGCCTTTATGAAATACCCTGAAAGAGGATTTAGCAACGCTCAGTTCGAACAGAAGTTCGATGTTGTCAACCTTAAGCAGATCGATGATATGTATCATGCTGGCGAAACGGTGAATATCGATTCGTTAAAGGAGAAAGGATTCTTAAGCGGAAACGTGAGAGCTCTGAAAATTTTGGGCACAGGCGAGCTGACAAAGAAAGTGACGATCGAAGCGCACGCTTTCTCGCAGACAGCCAAATCCAAACTAGCAGAAGCTAAAATCGAATTTCGAGAGCTTGGCAAATAA